One window from the genome of Haloprofundus halobius encodes:
- a CDS encoding HalOD1 output domain-containing protein, producing MPPSAAVIETVAIASDREPTSLEPLYKTVDPDALDALLGSSEIPSIDGDITVSFVFAGHDVIVENDGRVVVGPVEPRSDGE from the coding sequence ATTCCTCCCAGCGCTGCGGTTATCGAGACGGTTGCAATCGCGTCCGACCGTGAGCCCACGTCACTCGAACCGCTATACAAGACGGTTGATCCAGATGCCTTAGATGCGCTCCTTGGTTCGAGTGAAATCCCCTCGATTGACGGAGATATCACCGTTTCGTTCGTGTTTGCTGGCCACGACGTAATTGTTGAAAACGATGGAAGGGTTGTCGTTGGGCCAGTTGAGCC
- a CDS encoding TrmB family transcriptional regulator — protein sequence MSHDPIEDPQSVAIEQLERFGLSAYAARTFVALASLGTGTARDVSQVSEVPRTRVYDAIDELHDRGLVDILQSSPKRFWAISAETASRTFEHELEYRTKILQKALSELEPIERQAEQRGVWTVDGQTAVTERVLEFFASAEEEIVYMTVEDLLTDDLIDGLSEAADRGVSIKLAGVSSEVQEHIQDSIPGAIMFESLWVWSDTSAGRLMMVDGQKTLVSALVNGADASPSDPRSETAIWGEGETNSLVVVLKAIFTWRLGANGPD from the coding sequence ATGAGCCACGATCCAATAGAGGACCCCCAGTCCGTCGCAATCGAGCAACTCGAACGGTTCGGGTTGAGTGCCTACGCCGCACGGACATTTGTCGCGCTTGCTAGCCTCGGTACGGGGACGGCCAGAGACGTCAGCCAAGTGTCGGAGGTGCCACGCACTCGAGTATACGATGCAATCGACGAGTTACACGACCGGGGACTCGTCGATATCCTCCAATCGTCACCCAAGCGATTCTGGGCGATCTCCGCCGAAACCGCGAGTCGGACATTCGAACATGAGCTAGAGTACCGCACGAAAATCCTCCAGAAGGCGCTGAGTGAACTCGAACCCATCGAACGCCAAGCCGAACAACGCGGCGTCTGGACGGTAGATGGACAGACTGCAGTCACGGAACGAGTCCTGGAGTTCTTCGCGAGCGCGGAAGAAGAGATCGTATACATGACCGTCGAGGACCTCCTCACGGACGATTTAATCGACGGATTGAGCGAGGCTGCAGACCGGGGTGTCTCGATCAAGCTTGCAGGGGTTTCATCGGAGGTTCAAGAGCACATTCAGGACAGCATTCCCGGCGCGATAATGTTTGAGTCGCTGTGGGTCTGGTCGGACACGTCAGCGGGACGGCTCATGATGGTCGACGGGCAAAAAACGCTCGTGAGTGCGCTCGTCAACGGCGCGGACGCGAGTCCGTCCGATCCGCGGTCGGAAACCGCCATCTGGGGCGAGGGTGAAACGAACAGTCTGGTCGTAGTTCTGAAGGCGATTTTCACTTGGCGACTCGGCGCGAACGGCCCGGACTAA
- a CDS encoding HalOD1 output domain-containing protein: MEYEIGGDELVSTAVVRAVSAIEGREPCFLRPLADVVDPAVLDTLFDPRYDGTPRTGGRLSFVYNDCYITIDNGEYLTLQLLEDRFCDERDP; this comes from the coding sequence ATGGAGTATGAGATTGGGGGAGACGAATTGGTCAGCACGGCCGTTGTACGCGCGGTGAGCGCAATCGAAGGTCGTGAACCATGTTTCCTTCGACCGCTGGCGGATGTCGTTGATCCGGCTGTGTTAGATACGTTGTTCGACCCGCGGTACGACGGAACACCTCGGACGGGCGGACGCCTCTCATTCGTTTACAACGATTGTTACATCACGATTGACAATGGCGAGTATCTCACTCTTCAGTTGCTCGAAGACCGTTTCTGCGATGAACGTGACCCATAA
- a CDS encoding formate/nitrite transporter family protein, with translation MSDGNDDGSGDEFRESPDRAASGAPAAGWAVRDRFSANEIFERILASAAQEIGAPKQQLFFSGLAAGFAIVLTFLGHIVGMEMFPDNRFLSSILYPVGFIYIILGHYQLYTENTLPPVALALARLASIPLLLRVWGVVLIGNVVGAGLGAYLLVYGGVLSPEAIQTGTTFVSSGLDHEWWSIFNRALFAGWLVAGVVWLDHAARDTISRLFIIYISFYLIAAADLYHVITAASEAFYFLLTTDAGVFIVFSQYWLPILLGNTIGGVFLLTLVNYAQTEQSRYPGIRELTIRELLFSWRGGTDPLPSEETDDTTTNTEY, from the coding sequence GTGAGTGACGGAAATGACGATGGATCAGGTGACGAATTCCGTGAGTCGCCCGACCGAGCCGCGTCCGGGGCCCCGGCCGCGGGGTGGGCAGTTCGGGATCGCTTCTCGGCGAATGAAATCTTCGAACGGATTCTGGCGAGTGCCGCCCAAGAAATCGGAGCCCCTAAACAGCAACTGTTTTTTAGCGGCTTGGCTGCCGGATTCGCCATCGTCCTCACCTTCCTTGGGCATATCGTCGGTATGGAGATGTTCCCCGATAATCGGTTCTTGAGTTCGATCCTGTATCCGGTCGGATTCATCTATATTATCCTCGGTCACTATCAGCTGTACACCGAGAACACGTTACCTCCCGTCGCGCTCGCGCTCGCTCGTCTCGCCAGTATTCCGCTGCTCTTGCGCGTCTGGGGGGTTGTACTGATCGGCAACGTCGTCGGAGCGGGACTCGGTGCGTACCTGCTGGTGTACGGTGGGGTACTTTCGCCAGAGGCAATCCAAACTGGGACCACATTTGTCAGTAGCGGACTTGATCACGAATGGTGGTCGATCTTCAACCGGGCGTTGTTTGCCGGGTGGTTAGTCGCCGGGGTTGTATGGCTCGATCACGCCGCACGAGATACGATCTCGCGGTTGTTCATCATCTATATCTCCTTCTACCTGATCGCCGCTGCCGACCTCTATCACGTGATAACTGCTGCGTCTGAAGCTTTCTACTTTCTGCTAACCACTGACGCCGGTGTTTTCATCGTCTTTTCTCAGTACTGGTTGCCGATATTGCTCGGCAATACTATCGGCGGCGTATTTTTGCTCACACTAGTGAACTATGCTCAAACCGAACAATCCCGGTACCCTGGTATCCGTGAGCTCACCATCCGTGAGCTCCTGTTCAGTTGGCGCGGAGGGACAGATCCACTACCGTCGGAGGAAACAGACGATACTACCACCAATACTGAGTACTGA
- a CDS encoding cold-shock protein: MAHGKVDFFNDTGGYGFISTDDGDLDDDEDVFFHMEDVGGEDLTEGTEVEFDIESSPKGPRAANVVRQ; this comes from the coding sequence ATGGCACACGGTAAGGTTGATTTCTTCAACGACACAGGCGGCTACGGTTTCATTTCGACTGACGATGGCGATCTCGACGACGACGAAGACGTCTTCTTCCATATGGAAGACGTTGGCGGCGAGGACCTCACGGAAGGTACTGAGGTCGAGTTTGACATCGAGTCTTCACCGAAGGGGCCTCGCGCAGCGAACGTCGTCCGGCAGTAA